The following nucleotide sequence is from Kiritimatiella glycovorans.
CAAGGATCGGCAGCGAGTCAAGCACTCCCTCCACAAACGCAAGGCGCTTGGCCTTGATCCGCTTGTCTTTGGCGCGGTGGACTCCGTGGAGCAGTTCGCTGGCCGAGATGACAGAGAGAAAGGCCTCTTCCTCTTCACGACCCTGGATATAGGCCGAGAGATCCGCATCGGATCTCTCGAAGTGGATAAGCACGCTGCTGTCTATCAGGACGCCCATGGATCCCTCAACGTGGTGGAGTTCAACTCCTTGCGCGCTGAGTCAACATCCCTCCCGAATGAGGACACGTCAGATCTCGACAGGCGCGGGACTGTATGTAGAATTTCAGGCAGATCGCCGAGCCTCCGGCCATGGGGCAGCGGACGAAGTTCCGCCACGGACTTCCTCCCCTTCCGAAGAACA
It contains:
- a CDS encoding type II toxin-antitoxin system VapC family toxin translates to MGVLIDSSVLIHFERSDADLSAYIQGREEEEAFLSVISASELLHGVHRAKDKRIKAKRLAFVEGVLDSLPILVINLATARSHSQLWADLARQGKMIGVHDSWLAATCLAHGLRLATSNLREFDRVPGLDVEKWE